Part of the Arthrobacter sp. MMS18-M83 genome is shown below.
GTCAATGTCAATAGTGTTCAGCACGACGTGGGCGATCTTGCGTGGGATGGCCCGCCGCCCCGCAGGCTCTTGGTTGAGGACGGCGTGAACATCAGCGGAAAGTTCAACAAGTCTTCCCTCAGGGTCAACCAGCTGCAGGCCGTAACCGCCCGCAGCGTCGTCCAATGGTCCTGGCTCGCGGAAGAGGGGAATCCCCAGAGCGGTGAGCTTAACTGCGGCCTGGTCCACCTCGTGGGGCGTAGCGAGGGCGAAGGCCACGCCGCCGAGAGCATTCTGCTGGCCCTTTTCCAGCTTCAGAATGTGGTGCTCCGAGCCGGTCCCACGGAGCCAGAAACGGTCACTGTCTTCGTCAACGGTGGAAAGGCCCCAGACCTCGTGATAGAAATCCTTGGCACGCGCCGTTTCCGGTACCTTCAAGGACACTGACCGAAGAGACCGCAATTTACACACAGGCTCTGCTGCAAAGAAATTCATGGGGCTACCTTCTTACTTTTCTAGGGTTTAGAGGTCAAGGATCAGTTCGGCCGAACGGCAACGCGAGACGCACACGAACATGGACTTGTTTGCGGCCTGCTCAGCCTGGCTGAGGAGAAAATCACGGTGTTCCACGTCGCCGCTGATGACACGGGTTTCGCACGTACCGCAGATTCCCTCCGCACATGAGCTGGGAACGTCTATGCCGGCGTTGTTGAGAGCATCAAGGACAGATTCATCAGGCCTCACAGGGATGCGTTGGCCGCTGCTGTTGCACACCACGTCAAACGCTGATTCGTTTTCCCTCGCGACGACGGCCTTCTCCGGTGCCTTGAACCGCTCGATCCGGAGCTGGGCTTCGTCCTGCATGGCCCCGGCAACAGCCCTCAACAGTGGTTCCGGACCGCAGGCGTAAACCAGCGCATCGGGGCTGAGGGTTCCGACCGCCGCGGCCAGGTCAGGGTAACTGCCGTTGGCCTCGTCATCAGCGTGGATGGTAATCCGGTCTCGAGGAAGGGCCACGATCTCAGACAGAAAGGCCATAGTGGCGCGGGACCGGCCGGTGTAGAGCAGCGACCAGTCCGCCCCTGCCGCCTGAAGCTCCCGCGCCATGGAGATGATCGGTGTGATGCCGATCCCGCCAGCGACCAGTACGTAGCGTCCAGCATCTTCCAACGCGAAGTTATTGCGCGGGCCTTCGACCTTGAGCAAAGACCCTACCGGCAGGCCATCGTGGACCAACTGGCTGCCGCCGCGTGAATCAGGCGTCCGCAGGACAGCCACTGTCCAGCTGGTCGGATCCAGCGGATTCGAGCACAGCGAATACTCGCGTATCAGCCCGTTGGGCAGATGAAGACTCAGGTGCGAACCTGGCTTCCATTGGGGCAATCTCGCCCCGGAGGGATCAGCGAACGTGACACTGGTGACCCCGTCTGCTTCCCAGGTCTTCTGCTGTACCCTCAGGGTCCGTGCGGATGGCTCCTCGTTGACGGCCCGGTCACTGTTGGCAACTGGCCGGGATGATTCTTCCGCTCCCCGTGCGTCCAAAGTGGCGATAGTCATTGTTCACTCCTCGCCCCGGTGCGCTATGGCTTCAATTTCAACCGTCGCACCGTACGGCAGAGCAGTAACCTCTACGAAGGTCCGGGCTGGCCGGGGCTCACTGAAGAGCCGTTCATAGTGGCTGTTGGCCTCTTCCCGCAAGGTCAGGTCCGTGACGAAGTAGGTGGTTTTGACGATGTCCTGCAGGGACATGCCGATGGTTCCCAGCCGCTCCGAGAGCCTGGTTGCAGCGGCCTCAATGGCTTCGAGACGGCCACTGACGGGCTTGTAGTTTTCATCAACGGACAACGCCCCGGATACAAAGCCGAAACCTCCGGCCTGGTATGCCGGGCTATACGGGTGAGCACTCACTGACTTGCCTTTCATCGGGGATGGATCGATAACTGCTGCGGATTTCATGCGCCGGCCCACGGCAAAGGTGTTCCGGAAAGATCCACGTAAATGCTCTTCTGGCGCATATAGGAACGGATACCGTCCCTCCCTTTTTCGGTTCCCAGACCGCTTTCCTTGATCCCGCTGAAGGGGGTAGCGATGCTGAACTGCTTATACGTGTTGATCCAGACGGTGCCGGCAGCAACGGCACGAGCAATGCGCCATGCCCGCCGGTAGTCTGCCGTCCAGACGCCGCAGGCGAGACCAAAAACACTGTCATTGGCTTGGGTGAGCAGATCAGCTTCATCATCAAAGGGAAGGACGACTGCCACCGGACCGAAGATCTCCTCCTGGCAGATCAGGTTTGAGTTCGCCACACCGGCGATGATGGTCGGCAGGTAGTATGCGCCCTGCTGTAGTTCCCGCTCGCTAGGCCGTGCACCGCCGCAAAGGACCTGTGCCCCGGCGGACCGTGCGTCCTCGACCACCTTTTCAACGAAATCTCGGTGGGCGTGGGCAACCAGCGGTGCAACCTGCGTGTCCGGATTGGTTCCAGGACCCACCCGCAGGGCTTTCGCACCTTCGACCAGGCGCGCCAGGACTGTTTCGTAGATGGCGCGCTGGATGAACACCCGCGAACCAGCGATGCAGCTCTGGCCGCTGGAGGAAAAGATGCCGTAAAGCACCCCGGCGACGGCCTGGTCCAGATCCGCGTCCGAAAAGATTATGGTCGGCGATTTTCCGCCCAGTTCCAGCGTGATCGGCATGATTTTCTCGGCTGCGATATGGCCCAGCTGCCGGCCGGTCGACGTGCCGCCGGTGAAGGAGACCTTGCCGACATCCCTGTGCCGTGCCAACGCATCCCCGACGGTCCGCCCCGGGCCCGGAAGCACCGAAAGCAGACCCGACGGAAGTCCGGACTCGTCGCAGATCCGGGCGAGTAGCAGCGACACCCATGGTGCCCATACCGGGGGTTTGATCACGACGGCGTTGCCGGCGGCAAGCGCGGGGGCAACCTTTTGCGCGTCACTGGCAATCGGGGAGTTCCACGGCGTAATAGCAGCCACCACACCGATATGTTCATAGGTGGAGATGCTTAAGTAATCCCCGCGAGGCGGCGTTAGTGAATCCTCCATGGTTTCAAGGGCCGACGCGGTGAAACGGAACGTGGCCGCAGCGCTCATTGCCAACGCTCGCGTCTCTTTGAGGGTTTTACCCGTGTCCCGGGTCTGCAGAAAAGCGATCCGGGCCGCGTTGGCTTCGATAGCCGAACCGATCCGGTGCAACACAGCTGCACGTTCGTGCGGCATCTTACGGGCCCAGCCTGACTCTTCGATGGCCGCAAGGCCGGCCGCGACGGCCACATCTACATCTTCAACAGTGGCGCCATGGAGAGTTGCGAAGACCTCGGCGGTTGCGGGATCAACGGACTCGATCGGCGCACCTGCTCCCCGAGCCCAGACCCCGCCGACATAAATTTCATCCAGCATGTCCATACCCGGTTCGAAGCCGCCAGAGGGGACGAATCCATCAGGATTCGTACCGGCCGGCCGGTCCACGATGCCCGCGCTGCTCAGCGTTGTCATCCTCAGGGTCCACCAATCTCTATAGCCACTCGTGCTGGCCGTCGACGTTGTTTGCGACTTGTCACGCAGGCCGTAGAAACGACCGAAATGTGAATTAGGTCATGCCAAAGAATATCAGCATTAAGATACTTTGTGTCAAGGAAATGGATGCTTGACCTTTAAGCGCTAAGGAGATAAAACTAACGCAGTGCCATGATCTTCATCACACCTGCGCACTTCGCCAGCCGGCTTCTGTGGCTGGGCCGACAGCGAGAGAACACATGTCGGGCTTGAACGGGGAAACCCCGTGACGTAGCTCGCGACGCGTGCGCCTCTTCCACGGCCTCGACTGGCGAGCCGCCAATGACGGTGGCATGCCCCGCTTCGAAACTGCATTCGAAGCCCTCACAACCTTAAGGATGTCCGATGGACACGATGAGCGAACCCAAGAAGGAAGAGACCAAACCGAATTGGTGGGTACTTTGTCTCGCATGTGCCGCTGTAGTGCTCGATGGATACGACACGGTCGCGTTGGGCCTGTCCATACCGGCGATTGCTAAGGACTGGGGTGTTCAACCCTCGCACTTCACTCCTGCGCTCGCAGTGACCAGCGCTGGAGTGGCTCTGGGGTATCTGGCGGTGGGGCGCCTCGTGGCCAAGCTGGGCACTAGAAACGTCATTTTTTCGGCGGTCGTCGTGTTCACCCTGGGTTCGCTGCTAACAGCGTGGTCGGGTTCGATTGTAGAGTTGACGATTCTACGTTTCGTGACCGGCCTGGGACTGGGGGCGGTGCTGCCGGCCGCTGTCTCCCATGCGACCGCAGTCAATCCTGGTCGCATGCGTCAATCGATTGCGGTGGTCGTGATGACGGGCATCTCGCTCGGGGCTCTCATCGCAGGGCTGGCCGGGAGCGGTATCGTGGGCGCATTCGGGTGGCAATGGGTGTTCATTATCGGAGCTATCGCTTCTGCTGTACTTCTACCGTTCCTGTGGTTCGGACTGTCCGGTAGCCACGTGTCGAGAATGCCCAACGATGCGGCCGAGGCCAAGCATCATGCGTCGGTTGCGCGTCTGTTCGATGCTTCCGTACGAAGCAGAACGCTTCTCCTGTGGGCTTTTTCGTTCCTCATCTTCGCCGTGTTCTACGTGTTCTCGTCGTGGTTACCGACCCTGCTCACCAGCTACGGCTTCAGCACCAGTCTGGCACCGTTGGGATCGGCGGCCCTGGGCACCGGAAGCATCATCGGTGCCTGCGTACTAATCCTCGGATCGCGTCGATTCCGGATGACATCGGTCCTGGCTGGAACCTCGGCAGCAGCGATCGCGTTCCTAGCCATCTCTGCATTCCTCGGCCCGGACAAAGCGCTGCTGCTACTGGTATTCGGTGGCGTCGGCCTCGGACTTCAGGCTGGCATGATCGGCCAGGCCGCGGTGGCAGTGACGCTGTACCGCCAAGCAACGCTGACCGCAGGCGTCGGCTGGGCGGCTTCACTGGGCCGACTCGGATCGGTTGTCGGCCCGATCTTCGGCGGCGTCCTCATCGGACTCGGCGTAGACACCAGCATCATCGTTCTCTCAGTATGCGTGCCCGTGGTCATCGCGCTGGTGTTGGTGCTGATTCTAGGGCGGATCACGGCAGCCAAAGCACGGATTCCGATGTCTGGACACTTGGCGAAATCGCCCCTCACGGCGCCGCCTCGGACCTAGCGTAGCGCCTGCCCGCACTGCCCCTTCGGCAAGGATCTGCAGGGGCAGTGCGCGACTCCTAAGCCGCCTCACGATCCCCACAAATCGTGTGGCTAGATCCTGCGGTAACTGAGGTCGAAGATCATGCGGCCTGCCTCGTGGGCCTTGTTTTCGAAGCTCGTCCGGATGCGGCCATCGAAGCGCGGAGCCCATCCGCCCACGTGGTCCACTCCCTCGTTGGGGCCGGTGTGTTCGGTGCTGACCGGTGCCCGGCCTTCCTTGACGGGTGCTCCGCCCACCATGGATTCGACGCCGGATTCCCAGACTTGGGTGAGGGGGCTGTCTGCGCCGGTCCGCTCGCCGTCGTGCAGGTTTTCAAACTCAGCGGAACCGGCAAGGACCTCGCGGACGTGGATGGCGTAGTTGGACCAGTCGGTGGCGATCCGCCACAGGCCACCCGTCTTGAGGGACCGCGCCGCGAGTTCGGCGAATGCGGGCTGAATGAGGCGGCGCTTGTGGTGCCGGGACTTGTGCCAAGGGTCGGGGAAAAAGACCCAGAGCTCGCTGACCGAACCCGCGGGGAGCATAGTGGCCAGGACCTCGGGGGCGTTGGCTTCCACCACTCGAACGTTGCTGAGGCCGCGGCTGTTGATCTTGATCATGGTGTTGGCAAGTCCAGGGGTATAGACCTCGACGGCGAG
Proteins encoded:
- a CDS encoding PDR/VanB family oxidoreductase yields the protein MTIATLDARGAEESSRPVANSDRAVNEEPSARTLRVQQKTWEADGVTSVTFADPSGARLPQWKPGSHLSLHLPNGLIREYSLCSNPLDPTSWTVAVLRTPDSRGGSQLVHDGLPVGSLLKVEGPRNNFALEDAGRYVLVAGGIGITPIISMARELQAAGADWSLLYTGRSRATMAFLSEIVALPRDRITIHADDEANGSYPDLAAAVGTLSPDALVYACGPEPLLRAVAGAMQDEAQLRIERFKAPEKAVVARENESAFDVVCNSSGQRIPVRPDESVLDALNNAGIDVPSSCAEGICGTCETRVISGDVEHRDFLLSQAEQAANKSMFVCVSRCRSAELILDL
- a CDS encoding RidA family protein codes for the protein MSAHPYSPAYQAGGFGFVSGALSVDENYKPVSGRLEAIEAAATRLSERLGTIGMSLQDIVKTTYFVTDLTLREEANSHYERLFSEPRPARTFVEVTALPYGATVEIEAIAHRGEE
- a CDS encoding aldehyde dehydrogenase, with the protein product MTTLSSAGIVDRPAGTNPDGFVPSGGFEPGMDMLDEIYVGGVWARGAGAPIESVDPATAEVFATLHGATVEDVDVAVAAGLAAIEESGWARKMPHERAAVLHRIGSAIEANAARIAFLQTRDTGKTLKETRALAMSAAATFRFTASALETMEDSLTPPRGDYLSISTYEHIGVVAAITPWNSPIASDAQKVAPALAAGNAVVIKPPVWAPWVSLLLARICDESGLPSGLLSVLPGPGRTVGDALARHRDVGKVSFTGGTSTGRQLGHIAAEKIMPITLELGGKSPTIIFSDADLDQAVAGVLYGIFSSSGQSCIAGSRVFIQRAIYETVLARLVEGAKALRVGPGTNPDTQVAPLVAHAHRDFVEKVVEDARSAGAQVLCGGARPSERELQQGAYYLPTIIAGVANSNLICQEEIFGPVAVVLPFDDEADLLTQANDSVFGLACGVWTADYRRAWRIARAVAAGTVWINTYKQFSIATPFSGIKESGLGTEKGRDGIRSYMRQKSIYVDLSGTPLPWAGA
- a CDS encoding MFS transporter, giving the protein MSEPKKEETKPNWWVLCLACAAVVLDGYDTVALGLSIPAIAKDWGVQPSHFTPALAVTSAGVALGYLAVGRLVAKLGTRNVIFSAVVVFTLGSLLTAWSGSIVELTILRFVTGLGLGAVLPAAVSHATAVNPGRMRQSIAVVVMTGISLGALIAGLAGSGIVGAFGWQWVFIIGAIASAVLLPFLWFGLSGSHVSRMPNDAAEAKHHASVARLFDASVRSRTLLLWAFSFLIFAVFYVFSSWLPTLLTSYGFSTSLAPLGSAALGTGSIIGACVLILGSRRFRMTSVLAGTSAAAIAFLAISAFLGPDKALLLLVFGGVGLGLQAGMIGQAAVAVTLYRQATLTAGVGWAASLGRLGSVVGPIFGGVLIGLGVDTSIIVLSVCVPVVIALVLVLILGRITAAKARIPMSGHLAKSPLTAPPRT
- the trmB gene encoding tRNA (guanosine(46)-N7)-methyltransferase TrmB, whose amino-acid sequence is MSETPESPETPQSPRPVTPGSQASFGTYGGRPVSFVRRGTRLQGRRQAAWEEHSDRWAIQVPRHVANTSVHPDYVFDAEAEFGRKAPLIVEIGSGLGDAVCHAAEENPDKDFLAVEVYTPGLANTMIKINSRGLSNVRVVEANAPEVLATMLPAGSVSELWVFFPDPWHKSRHHKRRLIQPAFAELAARSLKTGGLWRIATDWSNYAIHVREVLAGSAEFENLHDGERTGADSPLTQVWESGVESMVGGAPVKEGRAPVSTEHTGPNEGVDHVGGWAPRFDGRIRTSFENKAHEAGRMIFDLSYRRI